Genomic DNA from Haloarcula rubripromontorii:
GGCGACCATCCTGCCGGAGATGGCCGAGAAACTCACCGAGGTGACCGGCAACGACGACCTGCACATCGACGACTCGCTGGCTCGCATCATGAACAACGTCCTCGTCGAGCGGGAGGTCGAGGGCGACACGGTCCGGGTCCGCATCGAGAACAACGACGACACGAACGCGGACGTGGACCTGACCGACATCGTCACCGCTGAACCGCAGGTCGCCAACGGCGCGACGGTCGTCGAGATGGACGGCGAGTGGTTCGTCAAGTGGTCGCCAACAGTGGCAGCCGGCGAGACCGCTGTTCTCGAATACAGCGTGACTGACGAGGCCGAGTTCACCGTCTCGGTCGACGGCGTCGAAGAGGAGAAACTCACGGTGAACGCCTGATATGAGTACCGACTCAGACACCACACCCGACACCGAGGAAGCGCGCGAGCAACTCATCGACCTCGCGGCGGACTTCTACGACCAGTTCGCCGACGGCGAGGTGCCGACGATGACCATCCCCACCCGGACCAAGTCCAACATCGTCTTCGACGAGGACGAGCAGGTCTGGGTGTACGGCGACCGGAACTCCACCCGGTCGGCGAAGACGATATCCGGGGCCGAGAAGATTCTGAAGGCGGTCTACACCATCGACTTCCTCTCCCAGCAACTGGAGGAGGACCGCTCTTCGACCCTGCGTGAACTGTACTACCTCTCGGAGTCCTGGGACCTCGACGAGGCACAGTTCAACACGCAGGACGAGTCGAACAACCTCATCGAGGACCTGGAGATTGTCTCCGATGTCAAGCGCGAGGACTTCCACATGCGCCCGGAGGAGTCCGGCGCGAAGGTGATGGGGCCGTTGCTCCTCCGCGAGCAGACCAACCGCGGCGACCGCGAAATCCACTGCCAGGACGACGTGGGACAGGGCGGCTACCAGATTCCGAACAACCCCGACACCATCGAGTTCCTCGACAACGACGCGAAGTTCGTCCTCTGTGTCGAGACCGGCGGTATGCGCGACCGCCTCGTCGAGAACGGCTTCGACGACGAGTACGACGCGCTGGTCGTCCACCTCGGCGGCCAGCCAGCGCGGGCGACCCGGCGGCTCATCAAGCGGCTCCACGACGAACTCGACCTCCCGGTCACGGTATTCACTGACGGTGACCCGTGGTCGTACCGCATCTTCGGGTCGGTCTCCTACGGCTCCATCAAGAGCGCGCACCTCTCGGAGTACCTTGCGACCCCCGAGGCACAGTTCATCGGCATCCGCCCGGAGGACATCGTCGAGTACGAACTCCCGACGGACCCGCTGTCGGACTCCGACATCAACGCCCTGGAGAGCGAACTGGAGGACCCGCGGTTCCAGACGGAGTTCTGGAAAGAACAGATCGAACTCCAGCTCGATATCAACAAGAAGGCCGAACAGCAGGCGCTCGCTTCGCGGGGGCTTGACTTCGTGACCGAAACCTACCTGCCCGAGCGGCTGGACGAGATGGGTATCCTCTAACTAGTTCTCGTCCAAAACGACCGGGACGCCGCGTTTTGCGACATCCTCAGCGAACGCACCGGAATCCCCTTCCAGCGACTCGAACGTGTTGTAGTGCATCGGGAGGACGAGGTCCGGGTCCATCGCTTCAGCGAGGTCGGCGGCCTCGTGGCGGTTCATCGTGTAGTTCTGGGCGATAGAGGGGACGAACAGCGAGACGTCGAGTTCGGCGTGGCCGTCCAGCACGTCGGTGTCGCCGGGCCAGAACACGCGGGTGTCGTCCAGCGAGACGAGGAAGCCACAGCCGATGCCCTTCGGGTGGATGGGGCTGCCGTCGTCTTTCACGTTCCGGCCGTCCTCGTGGTTGTAGGCCGGCATCGTCCAGATGGGGACGTCGTCGACCAGCACGTCGGCCTCCATCGACACCTTGCGGACCTCGTAGTCGAGGTCGGCGAGGCGGTCGAGATCGCGGTCGGTGGCGTGGACATTGATACCCTCGAACGCGACGACGGTGGCGTCCTCGGCGGCGACCCGCCGGATGCCGTCGGGGTCGTAGTGGTGGATGTGGGTCACGCAGACGATGTCCCCATCTTTGGGAGCATAGTCCTGCGTCGGCGGGTGGCCGACGCCGGGCGTGTCCGGCTCCCACTCGCCGGTAAGGACGCCGTAGCGGCCGGGGTCGAAGTAGACCACGGTGTCGTCGCCCTCCAGCCGCAGGGTCGCGTAGCCGAGCCACTCGGCGGTGATGCCGTCGTGTCTGACTGTCATAGACGGGCGTTCTCGGAGCGGCCCATTACGCGTGTCGGTCCACCTCGGACCAGCATCGGCGGTGTTACTGTGATGCCGCCAACCGCTCGACACGCTCCAGCGAGTCGGCGTCGTCAGGCGTCTTGTCCTCGCGGACCGAGATGAATCGGGGGAACCGAAGCGCGTAGCCCGAATCGTAGGACTGGGACGCCTGAATCTCCTCGTAGCCGGCCTCGAAGACGATGGCTGGGTCAACGGTCACGTCGCGGCCGTCCTCACTGCGGATGTGCGCCTCGAAGCGCTCGGTCAGGTCGTCGAGTTCCGCGTCGGTGATGCCCGTCGCGACGTTGCCGACGGTGGCGTAGCCGTCGTCGGTTCGGACCGAGAGTTCGAACGACCCCAGCACGTTCGCCCGGCGGCCCTCGCCCCACTCCGCGCCGGTGACGACACAGTCCAGCGTCTCCACGTCGGGCTTGCGCTTGCGCCAGTGCTTGCCCCGCTTCCCGGGCGAGTACGTCGCCGTCGGGTCCTTCAGCATGATGCCCTCCTGCCCGGCGTCGAGGGCCGCCGCTTCCAGGTCCTCGATCTCCTCGGAGTCGCCGGACAGCCACATCTCCGAGACGGCGTCGCTCCCGTCTGGGAACAGCGATTCGAGGCGGTCGTGGCGCGTCTCCAGCGGGGCGTCGAGTAGATCCTCGCCGTCAGCGTGCAGGCAGTCGAAGGCGTGCAGGCGGACCGCCACGTCCTCGCGGGCCGCGGCCACGTCGTGTTTCCGGCGGAAGCGCCGCAGCACTTCTTGGAACGGGAGCGGGTCGCCGTCGCCGTCGACCGCGACCACCTCGCCGTCGAGGATTGCCGGTACGTCGAGCGCCGATTCGACGGCCTCGACCACCTCCGGGAGCGGGTCGGTGACCTCCTCCATGTTCCGGGAGAACAGCCGGGCGTCCGCGCCGTCGAAGTGGACCTGCACGCGAGCGCCGTCGTACTTCCACTCGACCGCGGCGCGGTCCCAGTCTTCGAGCGCGCCGGCCACCGTCCCCGCCTGGGCTAGCATCGCCTGGACCGGGCGGCCGACTTCGAGCGTGATTGTGTCCAGTCCCGCCTCGCCCTCCTCACGGGCCACCTCGGCGACCGTGCCGTAGTCGTTCGACACCTGTACGGCCTGTTCCACTGCCTCGACCGGCACGTCGAAGGCGGCCGCGACGGCGTCCCGGACGGTCCCCTCACCGACGCCGATGCGCATCTCCGAGAGGACGAGCCGGGCGAGGTAGCCGGCTTCGGTCGGGGAGCACCGCGAGAACAGGCCAAAGAGGATGTCGACTTTCGTCCCCTGGCTCCCGCTGCCGTCGACAGCGGCCAACTCTCGTAGCTCTGCGTCGAGTTCTGCCACCGTGAGGGCGTCGCTCCCGCCGCCAGCGCCGAACGCGGCGAGGCCCTGCTGGCCGCCGAGGTCGTAGCTGGCCGCGACGGCCCCGATCTCGCCCATGTCGGCGAGGCGCTCCTCAACATCGTCAGCACTGATATTCTGGCCTGCTGCTCGGGCAATCGCCTCGTAGCAGAGCCGCGGCCCGATATCGAGCGTGCGGGACTCGTAGGCCGGGAACACCCGGCCCTGGACGAAGCGAGCGAGCGTCGAGAGGTCCGACCCCGCGTCGGCGAACAGGTCGGTGACCGCCTCGGTGATCGCGGTGTCGGCGCTCTCGGCCTCGATTTCCTCGGCCCGGTCGGCGAAGGCGGCGAACTCCATCAGCGCACCCTACCCGACTGGGCACCGTAAATCCAGCGTCACTCGACCGTGTACTCGACGGTGACGTTCTCGCCGGCCGTCGACGACGCATACGGTTGGTCCGGTGACCCCGACGTGTCGCTGAAGGGGTAGTCGAGTTGCTGGTTCCCGTTGGTGTCCTGATGCGCGACGAGCACGAGCGACCGGCCGGTCGACGGCGGCCTGTCCAGCGTTATCTGGACATCGCTGTGGGATCCTGACGAGAGATACTCGGAAGTCCCGAGTACTCGTCCGTCCGCTTCGAACTCCCGAACAACGATGAACCCGCCCTCTGACAGCGATGCTGATTCGACCGTTATCTGGTCGCCGGAGACGGCGGGGCTGGTGACCGTCATCGACGCGACCGGCGAGGACAGCAGGATGAACGCGACGTAGGCGACGCCCAGCAGAATTGCGGCGTGTTTCGCGCCGTCCTTGAGCGTTCCCTCGCCGAGCTGGCCGCCGATGAAGCCGGTGAGAACTGCCTGAATGAGGGCGGTGTGGAAGAATACGAGCGTGTACGCGGCCTTGTCGACGCGGCCAAAGCGGGCGAACTGGTCGACGCCGACACCGAGGCGGTTCGACTCCCCGGCCGGCATCGGAACGCTCGATGGGAGACTCGGGACGAGCACTTCCTGTACAGCGACGATGATGACGAGAAACACCAGGAAGGCGACGTAGATGACGACAAGATAGGTGAGCATCTGCTGGCGTCGCCGCCGTTTCAGTCGGAGATCGGCCCGCGACTGGGTCGCCGCGATGCGGAACACCGGCCCGAGCTGGCCCGAGGCGTGCATCGCGTGGGTCAGCAGCGTCACGATGCGCGTTATCGCCGTGGTCTGGACACGGCGGCCGAACCGGACGAACGCGTCGTCGACGTTCGCGCCCATCCGGATGTCGGCCCAGATGCGGTGCATCTCCTGGGTGAGCACGCCGATGTCGCTGCCGCGGACCCGTCGGATGCTCTCGACGACGGTCATCCCGGCCTCGTTCAGGCTCGCCAGCCGTTCGAGCAGGTCCGGCGTCGCGTCCTCGATTCGGGACAGCCGCTGGGTGTAGACGAACCGCACCAGCGCAAATGGCCCCAGAACCAGCAGGACGGACTGGATGACGAAGTCGTCGAGGATGCGGACGTTGACGGACGAGGTCTGGAACGCCGCGGGGGCACGGAGGAGCAGTAGCACCACAGCGACTGGGACAGCGAGGTAGAGGACGTACACCGGGTTCCAGACCAGCGACTGGACCGGGGCACTGAGGAGGTCCCGCACCGACTTGATGCGGTCATAGAACCGCAGCCGGAGCCAGTTCGCCTCGTCTGCCGGGGCGACGCCGCCGTCGGTCAGACCGAGGCGGCCGGTCCCCAGGCCGGGCTTGCCCAGCGTCGCCGTCTCGTAGCGCTCTAGAACGTCCGTCGTGCCGGCACTCCCGATGCCGAGCGACTGGAGCTTGATGTCCAGGTACACCATGAACCCGACGTTGGCCAGCGGGATGACGAGATACGCCATCATCTGCAACAGCCAGAGCGTGTCCGTCGTCGTCAGGCCGAACACGAGCAGAATCGTCATCAGGAAGAGTACGGCGGCGACGAACACGGTGACGTACGCCTCGGCGACCGTCGCCAGCCGTTCGAGCAGGTCCTCCTGGCGCTCGGCGGCCTCCTCCTGATGACGCTCGTACTGCTCGCGGAGGAACGGGGCCAGCGACTGGCCGCTCTGGAGGACGCTGGAGAGGTTCTCGGTGAACGTCTTGAACTGCTCGCTGGGGGTCCGCCGGGAGACGTGTTCGAGCGCCGTGATCATGTCCCGGCCGAACAGGTCCATCTCCCTGACGGCGACGCCGACTTCCCTCGCCGTGTCGCCGTAGATTTCCTGATTTCGGGCCAGTACGCGCATCACATCCGGGAAGGACATCCCACCGCGGGAAAGCGCATACATGAAAGCGATAGTCCGGGCCATCCCCTCGTCGATGTTCCGGCTCCGCACGTCCGCCTGGTTTTTCAGTCGCTCCCAGCGGTAGAGATACGTGAGTCCGGCCGTCACCGCGCCGGAAAGCACGCCGCCGCCGATGAGGATGTACAGCGTCTGTGTCGGCGTCAACACGAGTTCGAACGTCCGCAGGCCGAACGCAGTCACCATCGTCGAGGGAAGCCCCTGTGCAAGCTCCACCAGCGCCGGCAAAATCAACAGCAGGCCGCCGATAGCGTACGCACCGGTTATCGCCCCCGAAACAGCACCAGCGCAGGCGTACACCAGCGTTCTGGCGGCGTAGCCGCGGTAGGTCTCGTCGACGTATGCGGCTTCGAGCTGGCGTTCCCGCTCGGGCGACTGTCCCACGTACCGACCGAAAAGCCGTCGGGACAGCCGCGTGACGTTGCGGTCGAAGCGCTCGTTGACGGTGCTGTAGCCGACAAGTCCGAGAATCCCGACGACGACGGCGAGCGGTGCCAGGCCGAGCGGGTTCAGCGCCATGTCAGGCTATCGCGCCGTCGTCGATGTTTTCGAGGACCTGCGCTTTGTCCGCGTAGTACTTGTTGACCATCGCCGTGAACTTGCGGTAGTCGGTGATGCCCTCGGACTGGAGATAGCGGAGGAACCGCTGACGGTTGCGGAGTTCGGTGAGCAGTTCCGATTGCGTCCAGCCGCGTTCCTCGCGGATCTCGTCCAGTAGCTCGCTGTTGTTCTCGGAGAAGCGGTCCTCCGTGGCCCGCCAATTATATGTCGTTGAGTAGTCCAGTTCGCCTGTCCGCTGGTCGATACCCTCGATCTCGGCGAGCGTCTTCGCACGGCGGACGCGCTCGTCGCCCGAGCGGGCCAGCACCTGCACACAGAGGATGTCGAGGCTCTGGACCATCGGCCGCGGGACGTTGATAGGTTCGTTCTCCAGTCGGTTGATGACCGTCTGTACGGAGTCCGCGTGCATCGTCGAGAACGTCGTGTGGCCGGTGTTCATCGCCTGGAACAGCGTAATTGCCTCTTCGCCCCGAACCTCGCCGACGATGATGTACTCGGGGCGGTGCCGGAGCGCGGACCGCAGCAAATCGTACATCGTGATGTCCGAATCATCCAGCCGCTCGCGGGTGACCGATGAAAGCCAGTTATCGTGATACAGGGACAGCTCGCGGGTGTCCTCTATTGAGAGTACCTTCGACCGGGGCGGGAGGAACATCGCCAGCGCGTTCATCGACGTGGTCTTACCGGCCGCCGTCCCGCCGGCGAAGATGAGCGACTTGTTGGATTCGATTGCGAGCCAGAGGTAGGCCAGCATCTCGACGGAAAACGTGCCGTACTCCAGCAGTTCGATGGGCGTGAACGGCTCGTCGGCGTACTTCCGGATGGTGAACGCGGAGCCGCGCGGGGTCACTTCTTCGCCAAGCGCCAGTTCGATACGCGAGCCGTCCGGGAGCGTCGTGGAGACGACAGGGTCCGAAACGGAGACGTGCCGGCCCGAGCGCTGGGCCAGCTGGATGACGAAGTCGTTCAGTTCGTCGGCGTCGTAGGTGATGTTCGTCTCGATATCCGTGTAGCCGTCGTGGTAGACGAAGATGGGGAGGTTCGCCCCGTCACAGGAGATGTCCTCGATATCCGGGTCGTGCATCAGGGGGTCGATGTGGCCGTAGCCCTGGAAGGAGCGGTGCAGGTAGTAAAACAGCCGGTAGAACGTCTCCGGCTCGATGACGACGCCGTACTCCTCCAGCCTAGCTTCGAGTTCTTCTTTGAGGACGCGCTCTGGGTCAGTGTCGACGTCGTCGCGGTAGATGAGCGGGATGCGGATGTCTTCAAACAGGCGGTCGAGCAGTTCCCGCTCAAAATCGGTCAGCGACGGCTCGACGACCTGATACAGGTGCTCATCGCGGCCCGGGTCGTGATTGATAGAGGCGAATGCAAACGGCGCGTTCAGCCAGTAGCGTTCGACCTCGGTATAGCCGTCGAGGCCGTCGAAATCGACCAGTGTCCCGTGGCGGCTGGGGTCGTAGTTCGCCGTCGGAACCGCCGCCCCGCTCAACACCGTCGCAGTCCGTGAGAGCCACGACTGGATGTGGCCGAGCGGGTCCGAAACGATGTCACCGGGTTTGGGAGATTCTGGGTTCGACATCGGTAGTGTAGTGGGGAGCGGCCGGCGCTCCGCGGAATATACCTCCCCTATCGTATCCACCTACTTAAATTCGCTCGCCAAATTATCAGGAGTATAATCGCCAGCGGTCGGACGGACCGCGCGGCGTGGCTGTCACGCCCGGTCGACGGTCAAAAGGAGGTAGGCGAACACGAGGGCGACGAGCGTTCCGATGGGGACGGTGATGCCGGGAAACGACGTGATGAACAGCCCGCTGGCCGCGAGCGTCAGAACGCCCACAAGGCCGAGCAGTCCGCCGAACAGTCGGACAGGGTCCACAGGGAGCGCCGCCTCAACGCGCTCCTCAGCGGCGTAGTAATAGAGGCTGAGGGCGAGCGGCAACAGGAAAACAGCGAGGGCTGCGACCCCAAGTGTCCCGGCGAGCGCAAGCGGGTCCGACTCCTGAAACGCGGCGACCTGCCAGGCCCAGAGAAACGGTCGCTCTCCGGGGAGCGTCGCACCGAAGATGAACTGGAACCGGAACGGGAGAAACCGAAGCCCGACGACAGTCACCCCTTCAATCTCGAACAGCGACACCGACCACGGGGCCAGTCCCACGAGCCACGTCGCAAGCACCGCGAACTCGCCCGCGTACTCTGATTTCACCCAGGCCATACTACTGTCAGAGGGTAGGCCGGTCCGGTAAAAGCTACCGATACCAACAGTCGGTGCGCCGTTACGTTCATTTGGCCGGGCCACGTACCGGTAAACACCGGAATGAGGCGTGATTACTTCACTGTCGACATCCAAGCTTCGGCCACCGACAACGACGACCCGACGATCGCGATCGTATACGATGGGCCGACAGGAGAGCTTCGCGAGCGCCTCACCAAAGTAGACGGTGGCACACTCGATGGCGAGGACATTGACGTGACCTTCCGCCGCCAGCCCGAAAGCGATGGCGTGCTCTCGCTAACGAACCGACTCACCGGTGAGTACGTCTTCGAGGCGACAGCACCGACGGCAGACGTGGACGCGCTCGTTTCCGCGGCGGACGCGCAAGAAGACCCACAGTTTAGGGTCCGTCTCACTGACGGCGACGGCGAATCTCGGACCTACGAGTTGCGGACGCTGCTCGTCTACGACCCCGACGGGAGCCTCCTGCGCGGACAGAGCCTCATCCCCGGCGGCGTCGAGCTTTAGATCCGTCTCCGCGCTGTCACACCCGCTCGACAATCGCCGGAAGCACCTGCGTGACATCGGCTCGGAGCACGTGCGCCGCAGCCGCGTCACGCGGCGTCTCCTCGTAGTTTATCACGACCAGTGTACTCCCCGCCTCAGCAGCTATCTTCGGCAGGAGCGACGCCGGCTGGACCGACAGCGACGACCCAGCCGCCAGAAACACGTTGCTGTCCCGTGCGAGACGCTGGGCCTCGTTCATCGCTACGTCGGGCATCGGTTCGCCGAACAGCACCACGTCGGGCCGGTAGACACCACCGCAGTCACATCGCGGGGGCAAGTCGCCGGCCTCGGCGGCCGCCTCGAACACCGGCTCGGCGTCCAGCCGGTGGCCACAGTCGTCACAGACCACGCGCCGATGGGTCCCGTGGAGTTCGACGACCCGGTCCGTTCCGGCGTCGTCGTGGAGTCCGTCGACGTTTTGCGTGAGTACAGCGTCGAGGTGGCCTGCTGATTCGAGCGCCGTCAATGCCTCGTGAGCAGCGTTAGGGTCGGGGTCTACGTCGCCGTAGATGGCCTCCCGGAGCGAGAGTCGGTCGTCCCAGAAGCCCGCCGGGTCGGCGTCGAGCCGGCGGCGGTGGAAGTCGGCCGGGTCGTGGCGCTCCCAGACGCCGTCCTCGCCGCGAAAGGAGGGGATACCCGACGCCGTCGAGACGCCTGCACCGGTGAGCGCGACGGCGGTCCCGGCGGTACGAAGCGCCTCTGCCACGGCGTCGAGCGTCTCGTCGGCGACACCCTCGGGTCCGTCTCTGTCGTCGGCCATGCGCCCGCTTCGCAGTGCGACGCTGTGGGTCTATCGGATCGAACCCGACGACCGTGGACGTGCCCGCACATCCTGAGTTGCCATCTCGTACCACGCACAACGTCCTTCGGGCTCGTTCGCGGTGCCCACATGAACTGGGACGCTCCCCGCTTGGTCGCAAGAAGAGAAACGGACGGATTTAAATCGCCACCGCTCGCCTTTCTGCATGACATGCGCTTGCACGAATACCAGGCGAAGCAAGTCTTCGCTGACGCGGGCATCCCGACGCCCGCCTCGCAGCTGGCCGAGACAGTAGATGAGGCCGTGGACGCGGCCGAGGAAATCGGATATCCGGTCGCCATCAAGGCACAGGTCCACGTGGGCGGCCGCGGCAAGGCCGGCGGCATCAAGCTCGTCGAGTCCAAGGACGAGGCCGAGGCGGCCGCCGAGGACATCCTCGGGATGGACCTCAAGGGTTACCACGTCTCGAAGGTGCTCGTCGAGGAGGCCGTCGACTTCGTCAACGAGCTGTACGTCGGCGTGACGATGGACCGCGGCGAGGGCCGTCCGGTCGCAATGGTTTCCACCAAAGGTGGCGTCAACATCGAGGAGGTCGCCGAGGAGGACCCCGACGCCATCGCTCGCGAACACATCGACCCGGCCTTCGGGATGCACCCGTTCCAGGCCCGGAAAGTCGTCTACGAGGCCGGCGTCGACCGCGAGGTCGCAAACGACGTTGCGAGCGTCCTCACGACGCTGTACCAGCTCTGGGACGACCGCGACGGCGCTGACACAGAGATCAACCCGCTGATGATTACCAGCGA
This window encodes:
- a CDS encoding DNA topoisomerase IV subunit A codes for the protein MSTDSDTTPDTEEAREQLIDLAADFYDQFADGEVPTMTIPTRTKSNIVFDEDEQVWVYGDRNSTRSAKTISGAEKILKAVYTIDFLSQQLEEDRSSTLRELYYLSESWDLDEAQFNTQDESNNLIEDLEIVSDVKREDFHMRPEESGAKVMGPLLLREQTNRGDREIHCQDDVGQGGYQIPNNPDTIEFLDNDAKFVLCVETGGMRDRLVENGFDDEYDALVVHLGGQPARATRRLIKRLHDELDLPVTVFTDGDPWSYRIFGSVSYGSIKSAHLSEYLATPEAQFIGIRPEDIVEYELPTDPLSDSDINALESELEDPRFQTEFWKEQIELQLDINKKAEQQALASRGLDFVTETYLPERLDEMGIL
- a CDS encoding MBL fold metallo-hydrolase, which codes for MTVRHDGITAEWLGYATLRLEGDDTVVYFDPGRYGVLTGEWEPDTPGVGHPPTQDYAPKDGDIVCVTHIHHYDPDGIRRVAAEDATVVAFEGINVHATDRDLDRLADLDYEVRKVSMEADVLVDDVPIWTMPAYNHEDGRNVKDDGSPIHPKGIGCGFLVSLDDTRVFWPGDTDVLDGHAELDVSLFVPSIAQNYTMNRHEAADLAEAMDPDLVLPMHYNTFESLEGDSGAFAEDVAKRGVPVVLDEN
- the ligA gene encoding ATP-dependent DNA ligase LigA; translation: MEFAAFADRAEEIEAESADTAITEAVTDLFADAGSDLSTLARFVQGRVFPAYESRTLDIGPRLCYEAIARAAGQNISADDVEERLADMGEIGAVAASYDLGGQQGLAAFGAGGGSDALTVAELDAELRELAAVDGSGSQGTKVDILFGLFSRCSPTEAGYLARLVLSEMRIGVGEGTVRDAVAAAFDVPVEAVEQAVQVSNDYGTVAEVAREEGEAGLDTITLEVGRPVQAMLAQAGTVAGALEDWDRAAVEWKYDGARVQVHFDGADARLFSRNMEEVTDPLPEVVEAVESALDVPAILDGEVVAVDGDGDPLPFQEVLRRFRRKHDVAAAREDVAVRLHAFDCLHADGEDLLDAPLETRHDRLESLFPDGSDAVSEMWLSGDSEEIEDLEAAALDAGQEGIMLKDPTATYSPGKRGKHWRKRKPDVETLDCVVTGAEWGEGRRANVLGSFELSVRTDDGYATVGNVATGITDAELDDLTERFEAHIRSEDGRDVTVDPAIVFEAGYEEIQASQSYDSGYALRFPRFISVREDKTPDDADSLERVERLAASQ
- a CDS encoding type II secretion system F family protein — translated: MALNPLGLAPLAVVVGILGLVGYSTVNERFDRNVTRLSRRLFGRYVGQSPERERQLEAAYVDETYRGYAARTLVYACAGAVSGAITGAYAIGGLLLILPALVELAQGLPSTMVTAFGLRTFELVLTPTQTLYILIGGGVLSGAVTAGLTYLYRWERLKNQADVRSRNIDEGMARTIAFMYALSRGGMSFPDVMRVLARNQEIYGDTAREVGVAVREMDLFGRDMITALEHVSRRTPSEQFKTFTENLSSVLQSGQSLAPFLREQYERHQEEAAERQEDLLERLATVAEAYVTVFVAAVLFLMTILLVFGLTTTDTLWLLQMMAYLVIPLANVGFMVYLDIKLQSLGIGSAGTTDVLERYETATLGKPGLGTGRLGLTDGGVAPADEANWLRLRFYDRIKSVRDLLSAPVQSLVWNPVYVLYLAVPVAVVLLLLRAPAAFQTSSVNVRILDDFVIQSVLLVLGPFALVRFVYTQRLSRIEDATPDLLERLASLNEAGMTVVESIRRVRGSDIGVLTQEMHRIWADIRMGANVDDAFVRFGRRVQTTAITRIVTLLTHAMHASGQLGPVFRIAATQSRADLRLKRRRRQQMLTYLVVIYVAFLVFLVIIVAVQEVLVPSLPSSVPMPAGESNRLGVGVDQFARFGRVDKAAYTLVFFHTALIQAVLTGFIGGQLGEGTLKDGAKHAAILLGVAYVAFILLSSPVASMTVTSPAVSGDQITVESASLSEGGFIVVREFEADGRVLGTSEYLSSGSHSDVQITLDRPPSTGRSLVLVAHQDTNGNQQLDYPFSDTSGSPDQPYASSTAGENVTVEYTVE
- a CDS encoding type II/IV secretion system ATPase subunit, translating into MSNPESPKPGDIVSDPLGHIQSWLSRTATVLSGAAVPTANYDPSRHGTLVDFDGLDGYTEVERYWLNAPFAFASINHDPGRDEHLYQVVEPSLTDFERELLDRLFEDIRIPLIYRDDVDTDPERVLKEELEARLEEYGVVIEPETFYRLFYYLHRSFQGYGHIDPLMHDPDIEDISCDGANLPIFVYHDGYTDIETNITYDADELNDFVIQLAQRSGRHVSVSDPVVSTTLPDGSRIELALGEEVTPRGSAFTIRKYADEPFTPIELLEYGTFSVEMLAYLWLAIESNKSLIFAGGTAAGKTTSMNALAMFLPPRSKVLSIEDTRELSLYHDNWLSSVTRERLDDSDITMYDLLRSALRHRPEYIIVGEVRGEEAITLFQAMNTGHTTFSTMHADSVQTVINRLENEPINVPRPMVQSLDILCVQVLARSGDERVRRAKTLAEIEGIDQRTGELDYSTTYNWRATEDRFSENNSELLDEIREERGWTQSELLTELRNRQRFLRYLQSEGITDYRKFTAMVNKYYADKAQVLENIDDGAIA
- a CDS encoding TIGR04206 family protein: MAWVKSEYAGEFAVLATWLVGLAPWSVSLFEIEGVTVVGLRFLPFRFQFIFGATLPGERPFLWAWQVAAFQESDPLALAGTLGVAALAVFLLPLALSLYYYAAEERVEAALPVDPVRLFGGLLGLVGVLTLAASGLFITSFPGITVPIGTLVALVFAYLLLTVDRA
- a CDS encoding DUF5793 family protein gives rise to the protein MRRDYFTVDIQASATDNDDPTIAIVYDGPTGELRERLTKVDGGTLDGEDIDVTFRRQPESDGVLSLTNRLTGEYVFEATAPTADVDALVSAADAQEDPQFRVRLTDGDGESRTYELRTLLVYDPDGSLLRGQSLIPGGVEL
- a CDS encoding NAD-dependent protein deacylase, with product MADDRDGPEGVADETLDAVAEALRTAGTAVALTGAGVSTASGIPSFRGEDGVWERHDPADFHRRRLDADPAGFWDDRLSLREAIYGDVDPDPNAAHEALTALESAGHLDAVLTQNVDGLHDDAGTDRVVELHGTHRRVVCDDCGHRLDAEPVFEAAAEAGDLPPRCDCGGVYRPDVVLFGEPMPDVAMNEAQRLARDSNVFLAAGSSLSVQPASLLPKIAAEAGSTLVVINYEETPRDAAAAHVLRADVTQVLPAIVERV
- the sucC gene encoding ADP-forming succinate--CoA ligase subunit beta, producing MRLHEYQAKQVFADAGIPTPASQLAETVDEAVDAAEEIGYPVAIKAQVHVGGRGKAGGIKLVESKDEAEAAAEDILGMDLKGYHVSKVLVEEAVDFVNELYVGVTMDRGEGRPVAMVSTKGGVNIEEVAEEDPDAIAREHIDPAFGMHPFQARKVVYEAGVDREVANDVASVLTTLYQLWDDRDGADTEINPLMITSDDEVIAADAVMNIDGDALFRQPEIAEMGEEAAEGDELEQKADEYGFDYVRLDGNVGIIGNGAGLVMTTLDLVDYYGGEPANFLDVGGGAKADRIANALDMVFSDDNVDSVVFNIFGGITRGDEVANGINQALEQFDEIPKPVTVRLAGTNAEEGMEILNEDLVTVEHTLEDAVQRAVEYAKEVEA